The Microbacterium luteum genome includes a region encoding these proteins:
- a CDS encoding immunoglobulin domain-containing protein: protein MATRPTRTRANTSRTARALGAIAGVLALTSAALAVPSVAVAGTRAPANPSTVTTQDATPGPDVGGAPEITSQPVDQQVPAGQDATFTASANRYLEVQWYELTSEDAIFQPIEGATSPTLTLSAVTRDQSGTAVRAVFANGPGETATRAALLTVLPSTDEPTPGPEVGSAPEITSQPVDQQVPAGQDATFTADASRYLEVQWYELTFEDAVFQPIEGATSTTLTLSAVTQDESGTAVRAVFSNGAGETATSQALLTVLRDSEEPAPEPVPTGSPTPEPSASSPAMPDAGADDSTPPTTSLAATGSETPWPLAGIAGALLITGALALLTARRRNRTQS, encoded by the coding sequence ATGGCCACACGACCCACGCGCACTCGTGCGAACACATCCCGCACAGCACGTGCGCTCGGCGCGATCGCAGGTGTGCTCGCCCTGACGTCGGCTGCCCTGGCCGTGCCGTCGGTCGCCGTCGCTGGCACCCGTGCGCCGGCCAATCCATCCACCGTCACGACCCAGGACGCCACGCCTGGTCCGGACGTGGGGGGAGCGCCGGAGATCACGAGCCAGCCGGTGGATCAGCAGGTTCCGGCGGGGCAGGATGCGACGTTCACGGCCAGCGCGAACCGGTATCTGGAGGTGCAGTGGTACGAGCTGACTTCCGAAGACGCGATCTTCCAGCCCATCGAAGGGGCAACCTCCCCGACCCTCACGTTGAGTGCGGTCACCCGGGATCAAAGCGGCACAGCGGTCCGCGCCGTGTTCGCCAACGGTCCGGGTGAGACCGCGACCCGGGCGGCGCTCCTCACCGTGCTGCCCAGCACCGACGAACCCACGCCAGGCCCGGAGGTGGGGAGTGCGCCGGAGATCACGAGTCAGCCGGTGGACCAGCAGGTTCCGGCGGGGCAGGATGCGACGTTCACGGCTGATGCGTCCCGGTACCTGGAGGTGCAGTGGTACGAGCTGACCTTCGAAGACGCCGTCTTCCAGCCCATCGAAGGAGCGACCTCCACAACGCTCACATTGAGCGCGGTCACGCAGGATGAGAGCGGCACTGCGGTGCGGGCGGTGTTCAGCAACGGCGCGGGAGAGACCGCAACCAGTCAGGCGCTCCTCACCGTCTTGCGTGACTCCGAGGAGCCGGCGCCCGAACCGGTGCCCACGGGGAGCCCAACCCCTGAACCAAGCGCAAGCAGCCCCGCCATGCCCGACGCGGGCGCTGACGACTCCACCCCGCCCACGACGAGCCTTGCCGCGACCGGATCCGAAACGCCGTGGCCTCTCGCCGGGATCGCAGGAGCACTCCTGATCACGGGAGCACTTGCCCTCCTGACCGCGCGACGCCGCAACAGAACACAGAGCTGA
- the ald gene encoding alanine dehydrogenase, with protein sequence MRIGIPTEIKNNENRVAITPAGVDELARRGHEVLVQAGAGAGSRIDDEDYAAAGAVIVPDPAEVWDGADLLVKVKEPIAAEYAHLRPDLTLFTYLHLAADRPLTDAIVASGATAIAYETVQLPDRSLPLLTPMSEVAGRLSIAVGSYHLMSAQGGRGMLLGGVAGTRRAQVVVIGGGVAGEHAAANAIGLGAQVTVLDVNLARLRELEHRYGNALQTGASTRYAIAEALQSADLVIGSVLIPGAAAPKLVTDDMVAGMKPGSLLVDIAIDQGGCFEGSHATTHDAPTFPVHDALYYCVANMPGAVPETSTRALTNATLPYVTALADRGWDAAAAADPSLAKGLNVRGGEVVNAGVAAALGYAQAD encoded by the coding sequence ATGCGCATCGGCATCCCCACGGAGATCAAGAACAACGAGAACCGCGTCGCGATCACCCCGGCCGGCGTCGACGAGCTCGCCCGCCGCGGGCACGAGGTGCTCGTGCAGGCCGGTGCGGGGGCGGGCTCGCGCATCGACGACGAGGACTATGCCGCCGCCGGCGCCGTGATCGTGCCGGACCCCGCCGAGGTCTGGGATGGCGCCGACCTGCTGGTGAAGGTGAAAGAGCCGATCGCCGCCGAGTATGCCCATCTCCGGCCCGACCTGACCCTGTTCACGTATCTGCACCTCGCCGCCGATCGCCCGCTCACCGATGCGATCGTCGCATCCGGTGCCACGGCCATCGCCTACGAGACGGTTCAGCTGCCCGACCGCTCGCTGCCGTTGCTGACACCCATGAGCGAGGTCGCCGGGCGGCTGTCGATCGCCGTCGGCTCGTACCACCTCATGAGCGCACAGGGTGGCCGCGGGATGCTGCTCGGTGGAGTCGCCGGCACCCGGCGCGCGCAGGTGGTCGTGATCGGTGGCGGAGTGGCCGGCGAGCACGCCGCCGCGAATGCGATCGGCCTCGGTGCGCAGGTCACCGTTCTCGACGTCAACCTGGCGCGACTGCGCGAGCTCGAGCACCGCTACGGCAACGCACTGCAGACCGGTGCGTCCACCCGCTACGCGATCGCCGAGGCCCTCCAGAGCGCCGACCTCGTGATCGGGTCGGTTCTGATCCCGGGCGCCGCGGCCCCCAAGCTCGTGACAGACGACATGGTCGCGGGCATGAAGCCCGGGTCTCTGCTCGTCGACATCGCGATCGACCAGGGTGGCTGCTTCGAGGGGTCGCACGCCACCACCCACGACGCACCGACGTTCCCCGTGCACGACGCGCTCTACTACTGCGTCGCCAACATGCCGGGCGCGGTCCCGGAGACCTCGACCCGCGCACTCACCAACGCCACGCTCCCATACGTCACAGCGCTCGCCGACCGGGGGTGGGATGCCGCGGCCGCAGCCGACCCGTCACTGGCGAAGGGCCTCAACGTGCGTGGCGGCGAGGTCGTCAACGCGGGGGTGGCGGCGGCGCTCGGCTACGCCCAGGCCGACTGA
- a CDS encoding Lrp/AsnC family transcriptional regulator — translation MPGPQRDIRVKEVADLDAVDRQIIAILSRDGRTTNADLAASLGVAPSTAHTRMRSLVDRGIITGFHASVDHQRLGRGLQAMIGVALRPGARHDSIVAFADEVRKLPQVVQLFFVGGVDDFMVHIAVADASEVREFVVEHLSAQQSVATTRTSIVFEYHRNAVAASFR, via the coding sequence ATGCCCGGGCCGCAGCGTGACATCCGCGTGAAAGAGGTCGCCGACCTCGACGCCGTCGACAGGCAGATCATCGCGATCCTGTCCCGCGACGGCCGCACCACCAACGCCGACCTCGCCGCGTCGCTGGGCGTCGCCCCGTCGACGGCTCACACCCGGATGCGCTCCCTCGTCGATCGCGGCATCATCACCGGCTTCCACGCCAGCGTGGATCACCAGCGACTCGGCCGAGGTCTGCAGGCCATGATCGGGGTGGCGCTGCGCCCGGGCGCCCGCCACGACAGCATCGTGGCGTTCGCCGACGAGGTGCGCAAGCTGCCGCAGGTCGTCCAGTTGTTCTTCGTCGGCGGCGTCGACGACTTCATGGTGCACATCGCCGTCGCGGACGCCTCGGAAGTGCGCGAGTTCGTCGTTGAGCACCTGTCCGCGCAGCAGTCGGTCGCCACGACCCGCACGAGCATCGTCTTCGAATACCACCGCAACGCCGTTGCGGCATCCTTCCGCTGA
- a CDS encoding NAD(P)/FAD-dependent oxidoreductase: MAADVTVIGGGISGLACARAATAAGLSVRVLDRGRRVGGRLASRTLWGRPVDHGASYFVVGDSAPFEAVVAGWQERGLARPWTDTFVVIGADGSQTQKPGPIRWAAPRGLRSLAADLADGLDVHLDRTIERVEPYRVDWQDAGEVVLAMPGPQAARLTGAAPGADLEWEPVIAVALRWDRRQWPGDLHGAFVDEHPDVSFIADDGDRRGDAAPVLVVHTTAQRARQHLDEPATAVPAVVAATRHLLGIHTEPEETFAHRWRFARPAQTAGASYFRGPGLSACGDAWGDSPAVRTAWSSGHALGLALAAA, encoded by the coding sequence ATGGCAGCGGATGTGACCGTCATCGGTGGGGGGATCTCGGGTCTCGCGTGCGCACGGGCGGCAACCGCCGCGGGACTCTCGGTGCGGGTTCTCGACCGGGGGCGCCGCGTCGGCGGCCGCCTGGCGAGCCGCACGCTCTGGGGGCGCCCCGTCGACCACGGCGCGTCGTACTTCGTCGTCGGCGACTCTGCGCCCTTCGAAGCGGTCGTCGCCGGGTGGCAGGAACGTGGACTTGCGCGCCCGTGGACCGACACGTTCGTCGTGATCGGCGCCGACGGGTCGCAGACGCAGAAGCCCGGGCCGATCCGCTGGGCCGCGCCGCGAGGTCTGCGATCGCTCGCGGCTGACCTTGCGGACGGCCTGGATGTGCACCTGGACCGCACGATCGAACGTGTCGAGCCCTACCGCGTCGACTGGCAGGATGCCGGTGAGGTCGTGCTCGCCATGCCCGGCCCGCAGGCGGCCCGCCTCACCGGCGCCGCACCCGGCGCCGACCTGGAGTGGGAGCCGGTCATCGCCGTCGCCCTGCGATGGGACCGCCGGCAGTGGCCGGGGGACCTGCACGGCGCGTTCGTCGACGAGCACCCCGACGTGTCCTTCATCGCCGACGACGGCGACCGCCGGGGCGACGCGGCGCCCGTGCTCGTGGTGCATACGACGGCACAGCGTGCGCGGCAGCATCTCGACGAGCCGGCGACCGCGGTCCCCGCTGTCGTCGCCGCCACCCGGCACCTGCTGGGCATCCACACCGAGCCCGAAGAGACCTTCGCCCACCGCTGGAGGTTCGCCCGACCCGCTCAGACGGCCGGTGCGTCGTACTTCCGCGGTCCCGGCCTGTCCGCATGCGGCGACGCGTGGGGCGACAGCCCGGCCGTCCGCACCGCGTGGAGCTCCGGTCACGCCCTCGGCCTCGCGCTCGCCGCCGCCTGA